From the genome of Methanothrix soehngenii GP6:
CTCTCTCCGGGTCCCCAGGGCCATTGGACAGAAACAGGGCATCAGGTCCAGCCGCTTCTATATCCTGAATCGTGCTATGTGCAGGGAGCACCATCAGATCAAAATCCCTATCTGACAGGCTTCTCAATATCCTCCTCTTGATCCCCAGGTCGATCACCGCGATCCTCTTGCCCCGGCCTTCAATCCGGTAGGGCTTTTTGCAGGTGACATCCCTCAGGAGGTCCTGGCTGGATATGTCCGGCTGGGATCGGGCCAGGCCCACCACATCCAGATCCATTATCTCGTCCTTCTCACCCACGGCAACCGCGGCCTTCAGCACCCCTTGTTCTCTCACCTTAATGGTGAGCATCCTGGTGTCCACTTCGCACAGTCCAGGCCGGCCCTCATCCAGCAAGAACTGATTGAGGGTTTTGTTCAGGCGGTGATGAGTCGGACGGTCCCAGTGCTCCCTGCAGATCATGGCCCTGGGCCACATCCCGTCCGACTGAAAATCGTCCCCGCTCACCCCATAATTGCCCTGGAGAGGATAAGTGAACAACAGCATCTCTCCATGATAAGAGGGATCGGTCAGCGCCTCCTCATAACCGGACATGATGGTTGTGAAGACCAGTTCGCCCGCGACAACGCCGGGCGCACCAAAACCGGTACCTATCACCCGTGTACCGTCTTCTAACCCTAAGAGCCCAATCATATTATCGGGAAAACAAGACGCCAGGTCGTCTAAATACATTTCGATGATGAGTTGGACGATCAGATCGCAGCAAAGAGATCATCATCTTTTTTAATCTTGAGACCATAATTCGGTCTATGGAAGTATCTGTAGAGACCACGCGCAGCTCCGAGTTCAAGCAGATCTATGCCATCGGGGCAATAGGCGGCCACAGCCCCTATGACTTCAGAATTGCTTTTTACAATGATTCGCCCAAGATCCAGAGAGATGGGAACAAGAACATCACCGTCATGGAAAGAAAGATCGAGATGGAGATCATCTTATCCCCCCTGGCTGCCAAGGAGCTGGCCAGATGGCTGGAAGAGCATATCAAGGACTATGAGAAGAAATTTGGGGAAATCAAGAGGCCTGGTGCAGGGTCTGGCGAGAAGGGTAACACGGAAAAATCCGGAGAATCTGCCCCCATTCAGGGCTACATGTGATGATCCATGAACAGCAAAGAAAAGATTCAGCTTCACAAAGGAATGGATTGCGTCCGGAGAATGGATTTTGAGAAAGCCATAGAATACTTCCAAATTGTCACCGCCTCCAATCCGGATATGCCAGAGGCCTGGAACAACCTGGGCGTGGCCTTCTATGGCCTGGGTCGAATCGATGAGGCTCTGGAGAGCTACGACCGATCTATTGCCCTCGATCCGAGTAATCTCGATGCTCTGCGAAACCGTGCATTTCTGCTTCGAAACCAAAAGAGGCTACCTGAGGCCCTGGAGGCCTACGATACCGTCCTGGAAAAGGGAGGAGATGCCATAGACCTCGAGTCCACTGCGGTTGTTCTAACCGCTATGGGAAGGCTGGAGGAGGCCCTCAACTGCCTGTACCTTGCCCGGGAGAAGCTCTCTTTAAAGCGCCTGGAGGATGAGATAGAGATGGTGCAGAAAAAGATCCTGGAAAGGGACGGACAGAGCGGGGATTAGGCCAAATGCGAGCCGGATGGCGGGGCAGAGAGAAAAGAGTAATAGCAGGAAAGCTCTTTGAATCATCAACTGGACGGGGAGGTGAGAGGCTATGAAGGGTTTTATAATGATCAATGTAGAGCCAGGGACAGAGAAAGCAGTCCATGATCGCTTGGAGAAGATCAAAGGGATCTGCGAGGTCGTTCCCGTATACGGTGAGAGGGATTTCATCGCCATAGTAGACGTGGAAGGCATCTCCGACCTCAACCGGGCAGTGATGAATGTGAGGGAGATAAACGGAGTGACCAATACTCAGACCATTCTGGGCATGGAGCTGAAGTTCTAGGACAGGATGCAAATAACCAAGGATTCCGGTTCGCTCTGGCCCCTCTATCTGGCGGTATTCGTCGCCGTCCTGGGATTCACTCTGGTCGTACCATTCTTTCCCAGCTATGTTATGGACCTGGGGGCATCTTACACCCTGCTCGGGTTCATAATATCCATCTACGGAGCGTCGCAGCTGCTAGTCCAGGTGCCTATAGGCCGCCTCTCCGACCGGATGGGAAGAAAGAGGCTAATGCTCATAGGACTGATGACATTTGCAGTCCTCCCACCTCTGTACATCTATGCCGAGAACGCCTATACCCTGCTATTCATAAGAGCTCTGGGGGGTGTCGGTGCCGCCTTCGTCTGGCCCACTGCCATGGCCCTGATCATAGACCAGTCTCGTGCTCACAGCAGAGGAGCCGCCATGGGCTTTTACAATGCTGCCTTTTACTCCGCCCTGGCTTTAGGTCCATTTATGGGGGGAGCGCTCTATGATCAGATGGGGCTTGAAGCACCCTTCTACTTCTGGACCCTCCTGGGAATAGCATCGATCATCATAGTCACTTTTAAAGTACCCGAATCCAGGGGCATA
Proteins encoded in this window:
- a CDS encoding DUF3467 domain-containing protein; the protein is MEVSVETTRSSEFKQIYAIGAIGGHSPYDFRIAFYNDSPKIQRDGNKNITVMERKIEMEIILSPLAAKELARWLEEHIKDYEKKFGEIKRPGAGSGEKGNTEKSGESAPIQGYM
- the carA gene encoding glutamine-hydrolyzing carbamoyl-phosphate synthase small subunit: MIGLLGLEDGTRVIGTGFGAPGVVAGELVFTTIMSGYEEALTDPSYHGEMLLFTYPLQGNYGVSGDDFQSDGMWPRAMICREHWDRPTHHRLNKTLNQFLLDEGRPGLCEVDTRMLTIKVREQGVLKAAVAVGEKDEIMDLDVVGLARSQPDISSQDLLRDVTCKKPYRIEGRGKRIAVIDLGIKRRILRSLSDRDFDLMVLPAHSTIQDIEAAGPDALFLSNGPGDPERAEKAIQAVRHFAGEMPIFGICLGHQVISLALGAETFKLKFGHHGGNQPVKDLGKGIVYITSQNHNFAVVPSSLEGTGLEVTQLNASDGTVEGIQSKSLDVIAVQYHPEAYPGPHCTTDHFFSSVVGVMDNKKGKHGKDDKNGKNDRAVPGRG
- a CDS encoding Lrp/AsnC ligand binding domain-containing protein, which codes for MKGFIMINVEPGTEKAVHDRLEKIKGICEVVPVYGERDFIAIVDVEGISDLNRAVMNVREINGVTNTQTILGMELKF
- a CDS encoding tetratricopeptide repeat protein; this translates as MNSKEKIQLHKGMDCVRRMDFEKAIEYFQIVTASNPDMPEAWNNLGVAFYGLGRIDEALESYDRSIALDPSNLDALRNRAFLLRNQKRLPEALEAYDTVLEKGGDAIDLESTAVVLTAMGRLEEALNCLYLAREKLSLKRLEDEIEMVQKKILERDGQSGD